Part of the Citrobacter sp. Marseille-Q6884 genome, CATTGCTCTGACACCGGCAATACTCTTCCGGGCGCTACGCCGCAGAGTTCATCCTCCGGGACATCATCAAGCAGCGGACGTAACAGCACGTACGCCATGGCTTCAGGAATGGGCACAACGTGCAGCAACCCCTGACCAGGCAGCATATCAGAGAGCGCTGTCCAGCCCTGGAATGTCCGAAACACGGAACATTTGGTGGTGTTGTCCACCGTGTACTCTTCAACTTCCGTACGATGTGCCGCATGCCAGGGATCGTATTTCGCCAGATTGCCATTAAAGACGTTGGCGAAAACACGCTGATACGCCGGAAGCAGCCAGCGTTCCAGTGCCCCGGAGTCGGTATGCGCTCCGAGACCTTTGGAGGTCGTTCCGGGTGGGCGGCGGCGGATACGGTCAGGGTAGATGACGCTCACATCCGGGTTAAACCATTGCTTTCCATCACTTTCAAATGTCCACAGGCGATTGAGAAACGACTGCGCATTCGCCATTTCTTCACTTTGGCGGGCCTGCATTTGCGCCTGTGACCAGTAGATGGGGTAAATCTCGGGACGTGAAGCGCTGAGCGTTCCGAAGAAATTATCGCCGGGGCCTTTGTAGACCTCGTCAAAGCGGTTGCGGTCCAGATAGTCCAGCATCGACTGATCCCAGCCTAGCGCCTGCTCGCGGGGGAAATGGCCTTTTATCACCGCGCAACCGCGACGTTTAATCTGTTCGCGCTGCTCTGCAGTAACATTGCCAGCTTTGATATCGGCATAAGACAGTACCGGCCAGACGGCATCGCCCTGTGCTTTGAGTGCGTTGATTTCAGCCACTCGCGTGGCAATGTCATCGCTTAGCTGATTAAAGATCTGCTGGACGTCGCCAAGCTGCGCCCGCAGCGCGTGCTTCATCTGACGGATAGCTGCTTTGTGATCGGCAGGCAATGTGTCGCTGGTAAAAGTAAAAGCCATAACCACCTCGCATTAACTTTCATTCGAAACTAAATTGATTTACATGTGACAATATAAGTTATAAATAAGTTAATGCAAGTTTAATAATTTGATGTGATGCACAGGATGTAAAAAAGAAGGGAAAACCGGAGCGAAAGGCTCCGGTAGACAGGTCAGCTGTTAAAAGGGGATGTGTTATCCAGTACGGCCTGAATCACGTTCAGCGCACCCTGATGGTTATTGTCGTCGGTTTGGTAACGGGCAATCGATTTGATGCTCTCGGCTGCATTTGCCATCGCGAAAGCGTAGTGCGCCATTTTCAACATCTCCGCATCGTTACCGCTGTCGCCAATGGCGACGACGTTTTGCGGGGACAGATTCCACCGTTTCAGCAGGCGGCTGATACCGTTCGCTTTATGCAAGCCCGGGATTATCAGATCAATAAAGCCAAAGCCGCTGGTGACGGGCTTCATAATGCCGTCCAGAGCGGTATGCAGATGGTCAATCACCAACGGGATTTGCTGATCGGGCAGGTTCAGTGAAAACTTGAACAGCACATCATCAATATCCTGATAATCCTTTACCGACTTCAGGCGATGATAGTGTTTCGACATCAGCGTGACAAAAGCCTCAGGCGCATTTTCACTGATATAAGCACTTTGCAGGCCGCAGGCCACAAAATTAAGCTGTTTGTCTTTTAGCAGTTCACCAATGACGATACGCGACTCGTGCCGGGTCAGCTCACCGTGAAAAAGCTGTTTACCATGCTCAAATACCAGCGCACCGTTTTCAGCGACAAAAGAGATCTCGTCTTTAAGTTCCGGGAAAAAGGAGATGAGCTGGTAATACTGATTGCCGCTGGCCACGACAAATTCGATATCTCGTTTTTTGAGTTCCTGGTACTGCGCCATAAATCGTGCGTGGTTGTATTTCTTGGCGTCATCAAGAAAAGTTCCGTCCATATCGGTGACGATAACTTTGATGGTCATATATGCTCCTGGAATAGGGCCAGCATTATTAAGCTATTTTACTTGCCATTTTGAACCAGGGCAGTGCTCACAATCCTCACGTACTACGTGTACGCTCCGGTTGTTGCGCGCTGTCCGTGTCCAAACTGGCTGCGACAATGACGCTTAATAAGTCTGGCTCATAACTGCAACCAGAAACATTCTAATAACAATGTGACATGAAGCACAAATTTAATTTCGAATGAAAGTTTCCCCGTCGTCTTTCACGCCACAGGGGCGTTGGCTGTGGCGGTTCGCCCCAGTCACTTACTTATGTAAGCTCCTGGGGACTTACCGCCTTGCCGCCTTCCTGCAACGTGAAATCCATTGGGGAAGGGTTCAAGGCGGAGTCAACACAGCCGTTATCCGAAGGTTGTTACAGCATATGCTCCGTACGGGCAATAATATCGTCCTGCGCATCCGGGGAGAGGGCGGTAAAGAAGGCGGAGTAGCCTGCGACGCGCACCACCAGGTCACGATACTGATCCGGGTGTTTTTTCGCTTCCAGCAGCGTTTCACGAGAAACAATGTTGTACTGAATATGCCAGCCTTTGTGCTCTTCAAAGAAGGTACGCAGCAGGATCATCAGCTTTTGCTTATCAGACTCATTCTCCAGCGTTGCCGGGTTCAGTTTCTGATTGAGCAGTACGCCGCCGAGAATCGAACCGGTAGGCAATTTGCCAACCGAGCCAATCACCGCCGTTGGACCGAGATGATCGGTACCGGAGGCTGGACTTGCGCCTTCTGCCAGCGGTGTATGGGCTTTACGACCATCTGGTGTCGCCATGGTTGCCGCGCCAAACGGCACGTTTGCGGAGATAGATGAGGTGCCGGCATAGTAATTGCCGCCAACCGGACCACGACCGTAACGAGGGTTATGGTACTGTTTCAGCTCGTCGATATAGGTCTGGTAAGCGCGGGCCAGCAGCGTATCGACGCTGTCATCATCGTTACCGTACTTCGGCGCGCCGTTGATCAGACGCTGGCGCAACTGCTCGTGGGTCAGACCGTCAAAATCATCTGCCAGTGCGGCCGCCAGCTGCTGCTGACCGATAACCCCCTGATCAAAGACCAGTTTCTTCACCGCCGCCAGGCTGTTGCCGAGGTTTGCAATGCCGACCTGCAAACCGGAAACCCAGTCATATTTGGCGCCGCCTTGCTTAATGCTTTTAGCGCGTTCGATGCAGTCATCGACCAGGGCTGAGCACAGGATATCGTGCACGTTTTCTTCCAGCATGGTATCCACGACGTACTCAATCTCAATGGATTTGCGCGTGTAATAGCGGATCTGCGTATCCCAGGCCTCCATCACTTCGTCGAAATGATGGAAATTACCGGCCGAGAGCGCTTTTTCTTGCGGCAGGAACACTTTTCCGCTGGTGGCATCGCGGCCACCCTCCAGCGCAGCCAGCATCACGCGGGCAAAGTTAATAAAGCTCATGCCCGTACAGCGGTAGCCCCATTTGCCGCCAACCGCGGTTTCGATGCAGCCAATTGCCGCATAGTCGTACGCATCTTGCGGCTCGATACCGAGTTTAATGAATTCCGGGATGACGATTTCATCGTTGTTAAATGCCGGCATCCCAAAGCCGCAGCGAATCACCTGCACGCAGGCATCAAGGAAATCGTTACTCATCCCCGCGTGATAACGCACGCTAAGGTTCGGCTGGGTAGAGCGCAGGCGACCACAGGATTCGAGAATCGCGTAGGAGAGCGGGTTGACTGCATCCACCGGCTGACCATTAAGCAGATTCTGACCGCCAATGGTGACGTTCTGGTATAACGGACTGCCCGCAGAAGCCTTCGAGTGGGAACCGGAGCGGATTTTGTTCACTTCCAGCAGCTTCAGCCAGCAGCTGTGCAGTAATTCAATCGCATGTTCACGATCCAGCGACTGGTTTAGCTCCACGTCACGGCGATAGAACGGATACAGATACTGGTCCATGCGGCCAAACGATACCGAGTGACCGTTAGATTCGATCTGCAGGATCAACTGGATGAAGTAGCACAATTGCAGCGCCTGCCAGAGGGTTTGCGGCGGCTGATGCGCGATAACATCGCAGTTTTCCGCCATAGCCAGCAGTTCATCGCGACGGCTTTCGCGGGTTTCGGTTTCTGCCATTTTGCGCGCCAGATCGGCAAAACGCTCGATATGCAGGCTGACCGCGTCGAGTACGATATCAATCGCTTTCAGAAACTGATCGCCGTGCAGGTCTTCCAGACAGGTGAGATTAATGCGGGAACGGCGTTCATCAACTTTGTGACGCAGCCCGTCGAGACCTTTTTCCAGTACCAGCGGGAAGTTCACTGCCAGGTGCGCATCGCCGGACGTCATATTGCCTTCGGCTTTGATAATGCCGGTTTCCAGCAGACCTTTTTGCTCGTCGGTAAACATCCCATAGCAGCGATCCTGTACGGTTTGACCACGCCACCACGGGCAAATCTCATGCAGGACACGCTTGTTTTCCTCACTGACCGCAAATCCTGCGCCAGGACGATCGGCCAGGTCATCGATCTCTTTTTCGATCCACGACACGGTGTATTCCGGGAAGATCGGCGCGGCGCGGACTTCACTTGCCTGGTTGCCGATAATCAGTTCGTCATGCTTGATCCAGATAGTGCGTTCCGCCAGATGATGAGCCAGCGCCAGTGCGCGGCGTACCGGGATAGGCTTATCCAGATTTTGTTGATACATCTCGGTATAGTGCTGGGCGCGTTCGGTACAAACCGGGGGTTTCACAATATGGATCAGCGCTGTTTTGTGCGCTTTAATACGGTCGCTGAGCGTATCCAGTTTCAGTGTGGTCATGGCGGTTATCCTCGTAGGGTCGCGGTTAAACCTTTTTGGCTGGCATACTGACTGGCAAATTCAAGCAGCGCAGGCGCATCCAGCGGTTTATCCGGGGCGTTGTAGGGTTGACTGAGTAAGTGGTATTTGTTGATGCCCAGGGTGTGGTAGGGCAAAAAATGAATTTCACCGACGTGAAGTTCGTCGGCAGCAAAATCGGTAATGGCTTTGATCGCTTCTTCGTCTGCGTTGAAACCCTGAATCAGCGGTACACGGATAATTATTTTTTTACCGGCAGCGGCAAGTTTTTTCAGATTATCCAGTACGCGTGCGGCGTTACCCTCGGTCCACTGTTTAAACGGCGCGTCGGCCACATGTTTTAAATCGGCAAGAAACAGATCGACGTTGGGCAATGAAGGTTCAATATACTTCCACGGAACATGCAAACAGGTTTCGACGGCGGTATGAATGCCTGCGTCGTGGCTGGCTTTGAATATTCCGGCAGCCAGTTCCGGCTGCATAAACGGTTCACCGCCGGAAAGCGTGATGCCACCGCCGCTGCGATCATAGAAGGGTTTATCACGCAGTACGGTCTCCATGATGTCCTCTACGCTTTTGACTTCGCCACAGACGGTTAATGCCTGGGTTGGGCAGCAGTGAGTCAGCGCGGTGAACGTGTCATCGGTGAGTTTTTCGCGGTGGATTAACAGGCCGTTCAGCGCGCGTTCTATCACCTCCGGGGCGGCCTGAGCGCACAGGTTACAGCCGTCCAGACACAGGCGTGCGTCGTAGAGCAGATCCTGTGTGCGGGCGCGGCTCTCCGGGTTCTGGCACCAGCGACAGCCCAGGGAGCATCCTTTAAGGAACACTACGGTACGGATACCGGGACCATCGTGGGTGGAATAGCGCTGAATATTGAAAATCATAAGCGGCCTCGTTTCTTTCGTATAAAGATTAAATTACTTTCGAATGAAACTTATATTGACGTGCGTCAACTAACAGCGCGGTTTCGTCGTGCTATTTTTGCTTCATGCAATTATCCGTTTGAGGAAAGGTTATGGAACTCTATTTAGATACGTCTGACGTTGATGCAGTAAAAGCTCTGGCGCGTGTTTTTCCATTAGCCGGGGTGACCACTAACCCGAGCATCGTGGCGGCAGGTAAAAAGAGTCTGGAAGTGTTACTACCGCAATTGCAGGAGGCAATGGGGGGACGGGGTCGTCTGTTTGCTCAGGTGATGGCGACCACGGCTGAAGGAATGGTCAGCGATGCGCGTAAACTGCGGGCAATCATTCCTGATATTGTGGTGAAAGTGCCGGTCACAACAGAAGGTCTGGCGGCGATCAAGTTACTGAAGGAAGAAGGGATCCCTACGCTGGGTACGGCAGTATACAGTGCGACACAGGGGCTGTTAGCCGCACTGGCGGGGGCAGAGTACATCGCGCCTTATGTGAACCGTGTAGATGCTCAGGGAGGGGATGGGATTCAGACGGTGATCGATCTGCAAAGCTTGCTGAAAATGCACGCCCCGCATGCCAAAGTGCTGGCAGCCAGTTTTAAAACACCCCGCCAGGCGCTGGATTGCCTGCTGGCAGGCTCTGAAGCCATCACGCTGCCGCTGGACGTTGCTCAACAGATGATGACCTCCCCGGCCGTTGATGCTGCCGTGGCGAAGTTTGAACACGACTGGCAAGGCGCGTTCGGACGCACTTCTCTTTAAGCAGAACGTGCCGGGGTTACCCGGCACTTTTGCGTATCACCGGGGCGGCAGATTACTGTCCACACACCTCACAGCCCGGGTTGCGCATGAGCTTCATTTCCCGGAACTGACAGGTCATCGCATCGTACATGACGATTTTACCTGTCGCTGGCTTACCGTAGTTTGTCAGCAATTTAATCGCTTCCATTGCCTGCAGAGAACCGATCACGCCAATCAGCGGAGACATGACGCCGGCTTCCACACAGGTTAAGGCGTTTTCCCCGAACAGGCGGCTCAGGCAGCGATAACAGGCTTCCCCGTCCTGATACGTAAAGACGGTGATTTGCCCTTCCATGCGGATGGCTGCGCCGGACACCAGTGGAACCTGAGTGGCAAAACAGGCGGCATTCAACTGATTGCGCACCGCGACGTTATCGGTACAGTCCAGCACCAGGTCATGCTCAGCAATCAGCGCATGAATGGCGGCGTCATCCAGCAGAGCATTGATCGGTGTAATGGCGATATGCGGGTTAATCCGCGCCAGTGCATCGCGGGCTGATTCTACCTTCGGTAGCCCAACGGTCGCGTCGCTGTGCAGCGTCTGGCGCTGAAGGTTAGATACGGACACCGTATCAAAGTCGAGCAGCGTTAACTGCCCGACGCCAGCTCCTGCCAGATACTGGGTGGCGGCACAGCCTAACCCTCCCAGGCCAACGACCAGTACTCGTGCTTCTTTTAGCGCTTCCTGACCGTCAAAATCGAAGCCGCGCAGGATGATTTGCCGGTTATAGCGCAGCATTTCCTGGTCGCTGAGTTCCGCCATTACAGGCCTCCAAACAGGGCATTAAAGGATTCGACTTCGACCCATTCTCCGGGTTCTACGTTACCGCGTTCGCGTTCCAGAACGATAAAGCAGTTGCCCTGGCTGAAGGAACTAAAAATATGTGAACCCTGATGGCCCGTGGTGGTGACTTCCAGCTCACCGTCAGCCGTTCGCTGCAATACGCCGCGCTGAAAATCCAGGCGTCCCGGTGTTTTCTTCAGGCGTGATGCGGTGCGTACACGCTGGCGCGGAGGCAGTCCGCTGGCAGTGTTGCCGCTGAGTTTCGCCAAAAGCGGCTGCACAAGTTGATAAAACGTAAGCGCTGCAGAAACTGGATTTCCTGGCAGGCCGCAAAACCAGCTATTGCTCAGTTTACCGAAAGCAAACGGCTTGCCAGGTTTGATCGCCAGTTTCCAGAAAGCGATTTCACCGAGTTCTTCCAGAATCGTTTTGGTGTAATCCGCCTCGCCCACGGACACACCGCCGGAGCTAATGACCACATCGGCCTGACTGTCGGCTTCGATAAACGCCGCACGTAGCGCGTTTGGATCGTCGCGGATAATACCCAAATTAATGACTTCACAACCCAACTGTTGCAGCATCAGATGTACGGTTAGACGATTGGTGTCATAGATCTGTCCATCCCCCAGCGGCTGGCCGGGCAACTGTAATTCATCCCCGGTGGAGAATACGGCCACGCGCACTTTGCGTACCACGGACACATCGGCGATACCCAGTGAGGCCAGAACAGGCAGTTCAGCGGTTGTCAGGCGCGTTCCTGCGGGAAAGACGACCGCGCCGTTGGCGATATCTTCGCCGCGAAGACGAATATTTTGTCCGCTGCGTACACCAGCGGTAAAACGAATGCCGTCGTCAGTTTGTTCTGTTTGTTCCTGCATGACCACAGCTTCGCAACCCGCAGGAACCGGCGCGCCAGTCATAATACGAATGCAGGTACCCGCAGGCCATTCGCCATGAAAAGGCTGACCGGCAAAGGCTTTGCCTGCCACTGTGAGCGGCTGGCCGGACTCCACATCGGCCACACGTACCGCATAGCCGTCCATTGCCGAGTTATCGAATCCCGGTACGTCAATGGGAGAAACAACGTCGGTTGCCAGAATACGTCCGAAGCATTCAACCAGCGGCAGCGTTTCGACGGCGGTGAGTGGGGTAACACGCGAAAGCATTTGAGAGAGAGCCGTTTCAAGCGGCATCAGTCCGGCGGTAAATTCCATGAGAAGACTCCTGCGGGGCAAAATCGAATCCGGTCATTATGTCAGAAAATGAACGCGGGCAGTATGCCACCTCCGGCTTAGCGTTATTTTATTGACGTCAACCTGTGCTGCCGGCTGAGGCAAGCAGAAAGCGAAAAATAACGGTAAGCTCATCACCCTGTCGGGTAAAGAAACGCTGTTTGAGCCAGGGGAAAACATGACAAAGAATATACCGGACGCAATTCGAGGGCAGGTGAATGCCGCTAGCACACTTATCCGCCAGATTATCGACGGGGATCTCGTTGCCATCCATTTATATGGTTCTGCGGTTGAAAGCGGCTTAAAACCCCAAAGCGACATTGATTTGTTGGTTACCCTACGCAATCCCATGAATGACTGGCAAAGAAAAAAACTGATGCAGGATTTGCTGACCATTTCGGCACCACCCGGTACCTCTGAGCGCTATCGCGCGCTGGAAGTGACCGTTGTTCTGTATTCGCAGATAGTACCCTGGCGATTCCCACCGGTGAGGGAAATGCAATTTGGTGAATGGTTGCGTGACGATATCCACGCTGGAATTTTTGAACCTGCGCAGACAGATCCTGATCTTTCCATTCTGCTGACACAAGCCCGCCACGTCAGTGTACCGCTGTTCGGTGAGCGCGCTGAGACGTTATTTAACGTCGTGCCTGAAAGTGATTTATTGCAGACCTTTCGCCATACCCTTGAACTGTGGCAGGAACCGGCGGATTTACTGGGGGACGAGCGTAATATCATCCTTGCGCTGGCGCGTATCTGGTATAGCGTTGTGACGGGCAATATTGTCGCTAAAGATGAGGCCGCGTCCTGGCTCCTGCCGCAATTACCCGTTGAACATGCTGACATACTACACGCTGCGCGTTCGGAATATCTGGGGTTGACCCAACAGGACTGGGCAGTATCTATGCCGTCTGTAGAACGCTTTGTGTTTTATGCAAAAAAACAGATTACCGGGCTGCTCTAGTCGTTTATTCAACAGCGTCGAGAGATATCTTTCCTGTTTAACACATCTGCATTCCCTGATTGGATCGGTTCCGAGGGGCGGGCCTTTACCTTTACATGACGTCTGCATCTTTCTATAGTCAAAAATCGAATCAATAACTCACAGAAATTCTGATATTTATAACCCGATAACTGCCATCTTAATGGACGATAAAAATGGGCAAAGCAGTCATTGCAATTCACGGCGGTGCTGGCGCAATAACCCGCTCACAGCTAAGTCAGGAGCAGGAGTTACGCTACATTCAGGCGCTGTCAGATATCGTTGAGGTGGGACAACGTATGCTTGAGGCGGGGCAGAGCGCGCTGGATGTCGTCACTGAGGCCGTGCGATTGCTGGAAGAATGTCCGCTGTTTAATGCCGGAATCGGCGCTGTCTTTACCCGTGACGAAACCCATGAGCTGGATGCGTGCGTGATGGACGGTAATACGCTTAAAGCAGGTGCCGTCGCCGGTATTCGCCACTTACGCAATCCGGTCCTCGCGGCGCGGCTGGTGATGGAGCTCAGCCCACATGTGATGATGGTTGGCGAAGGGGCGGAGAATTTTGCTATTGCGCAGGGAATGACGCGCGTATCTGCGGATATTTTTTCTACACCGGAACGTTATGCGCAACTGCTGGCGGCGCGTGAAGCGGGTGAAACCGTACTTGACCATAGCGGTACTCCGCTCGATGAAAGCAACAAAATGGGAACCGTTGGCGCGGTCGCGCTGGATCAATTCGGTAATCTGGCGGCGGCGACATCGACCGGTGGGATGACCAATAAACTGCCGGGGCGTGTCGGAGACAGTCCGCTGGTCGGCGCGGGATGTTATGCCAATAACGCCAGTGTTGCCGTCTCTTGTACCGGTACCGGCGAGGTATTTATTCGTGCGCTGGCGGCATATGACATCGCCGCGCTGATGGATTATGGCGGCCTGAGCTTATCAGAGGCCTGCGAACGTGTGGTGATGGAAAAATTACCGGCACTGGGCGGTAGCGGTGGGCTCATTGCTATCGATCACGAAGGCAACGTCGCCTTACCGTTTAACAGTGAAGGCATGTACCGTGCCTGGGGATACGCTGGCGATACGCCAACCACCGGTATTTACCGGGAGAAAGGAGATACCGTTGCCACACAGTGATGAGCTTGATGCCAGCGATGTTCTGGCCGTCAGCAATCTGAATATTGCTTTCAAGCAAGAGCAGCAGCGTATCACGGCGGTACGCGACCTCTCTTTTCGCCTGAAACGTGGGGAAACGTTGGCGATTGTTGGCGAGTCCGGCTCGGGGAAATCGGTAACGGCGTTATCGCTAATGCGATTGCTTGAACAGTCAGGCGGGGAAGTCAGCTGCGATGAAATGTTGCTGCGACGGCGTAACCGGCAGGTCATTGAGTTGAGTGAGCAGAGCGCTTCGCAGATGCGCCATGTGCGCGGTGCGGATATCGCCATGATCTTTCAGGAGCCGATGACCTCGCTCAATCCGGTGTTTACCGTTGGCGAGCAAATTGCCGAGTCAATCCGCTTACACCAGGGAGCCAGCCGTGAAGAGGCGATGGCAGAGGCGAAACGCATGCTCGATCAGGTGCGGATACCCGAATCGAGAGCTATTTTGTCTCGTTTTCCCCATCAGCTTTCCGGCGGTATGCGCCAGCGGGTGATGATTGCCATGGCGCTGTCGTGCCGCCCGGCTGTATTGATTGCTGATGAGCCGACAACCGCGCTGGATGTCACGATTCAAGCGCAGATCCTGCAACTGATTAAAGTGTTGCAGCAGGATATGTCCATGGGCGTGATTTTTATCACTCACGATATGGGCGTGGTTGCTGATATTGCCGATCGTGTGCTGGTGATGTATCAAGGCGAAGCGGTGGAAACCGGCAGCGTTGAGCAGATCTTTCATGCGCCGCAACATCCTTATACCAAAGCGCTTCTGGCTGCTGTGCCGCAACTCGGGGCCATGAACGGACACGACTTTCCGCGTCGTTTTCCTCTCATTTCACTGCATGATCCTGACCATATTGAACCGCAGACTGAGCAGGACACCGTAGTCGAAGGCGAGCCGATTTTGCAGGTACGCAATCTGGTGACGCGTTTTCCATTGCGCAGCGGGATTCTTAATCGTGTCACCCGCGAAGTACATGCGGTGGAAAATGTCAGCTTTGATCTTTGGCCGGGCGAAACGCTTTCGCTGGTGGGGGAGTCGGGCTGCGGTAAATCCACCACCGGCCGGGCATTGTTGCGTCTGGTCGAGTCTCAGCGTGGTGAGATCACCTTCAATGGACAACGTATAGATTCGCTGGCGACCAGCAAACTTCAACCGCTGCGCCGGGATATCCAGTTTATCTTCCAGGATCCTTATGCCTCACTCGATCCGCGCCAGACGGTTGGGTATTCCATTCTGGAACCGCTGCGCGTTCATGGCTTGCTGCAGGGAGAAGCCGCGGCAAAACGCGTGGCGTGGTTGCTCGAGCGTGTTGGGTTGCTTCCTGAACATGCCTGGCGTTATCCGCACGAATTTTCTGGCGGTCAGCGTCAGCGCATCTGCATAGCCCGGGCGTTGGCACTCAATCCGAAAGTGATTATTGCCGATGAGTCGGTGTCTGCGCTGGATGTTTCTATTCGTGGGCAGATCATTAACCTGTTGCTCGATCTGCAGCGAGAAATGGGCATTGCCTATCTGTTTATTTCCCACGATATGGCGGTGGTCGAGCGTATCAGTCACCGTGTGGCCGTGATGTATCTTGGGCAGATTGTTGAGATCGGGACGCGGCGGGCGGTGTTTGAAAATCCGCAGCATCCCTATACACGTAAATTATTGGCGGCAGTACCGGTCGCCGATCCGTCACATCACAGGCCACAGCGCGTGCTGCTGTCGGATGACATCCCCAGTAATATCCGCAAACGCGGTGAAGAGATCCCCCCCGTTGCACTACAGCTCGTGGGGCCGGGGCACTATGTTGCGCGTCCGCAACCGGAAAATGCGCTTTCGCGTTTATAACAGGCAGGCAGGGTTCAGGAGAATAACATGACACAAATTGTTGCTCGTAAATGGCTGGTTGCTCTGGGGGTCGCCTCTGCGCTGGCCGCATCCCCTTCCTGGGCGGCCAAAGATGTGGTGGTGGCGGTAGGATCGAATTTCACCACGCTCGATCCGTATGACGCGAACGACACGCTGTCACAGGCGGTGGCAAAGTCGTTTTATCAAGGCCTGTTTGGTCTTGATAAAGAGATGAAGCTGAAAAATGTGTTGGCGGAGAGTTACTCCGTTTCCGACGATGGTCTGATCTATAGCGTAAAACTGCGTCAGGGTGTGAAGTTCCAGGATGGGACTGACTTTAATGCGGCAGCGGTAAAAGCTAACCTGGATCGGGCCAGCAACCCGGAAAACCACCTTAAACGCTATAACCTGTATAAGAATATCGATAAAACCGAGGTTGTTGATCCGTCTACGGTGAGGATTACGCTCAAGCAGCCGTTCTCTGCGTTTATCAATATTCTGGCGCATCCGGCGACAGCGATGATTTCTCCGGCAGCACTGGCGAAATACGGGAAGGACATTGGTTTCCATCCTGTAGGAACCGGACCGTATCAGCTTGAGACCTGGAATCAGACCGATTTTGTTAAGGTGAAGAAGTTTGCGGGCTACTGGCAGCAGGGTTTGCCAAAGCTTGATACCATTACCTGGCGTCCGGTGACGGACAACAATACCCGTGCGGCGATGTTGCAGACGGGCGAAGCGCAGTTTGCTTTCCCGATTCCTTACGAGCAGGCGGCGTTGCTGGCTAAGAATAAAAATCTGCAGTTGGTGGCCAGCCCGTCAATTATGCAGCGCTATATCAGTATGAACGTCACGCAAAAACCGTTCGATAATCCAAAAGTTCGCGAGGCGCTGAATTATGCGATCAACCGACAGGCGCTGGTGAAAGTCGCTTTCGCCGGTTACGCGACACCTGCGACGGGTGTACTTCCGCCAGCGATTGCTTACGCACAAAGCTATACGCCGTGGCCTTACGATCCGGCGAAAGCGCGCGAGTTGCTGAAAGAGGCGGGTTACCCTAACGGTTTTACCACCACGTTGTGGTCTTCACATAACCACAGTACTGCGCAGAAAGTGCTGC contains:
- the moeB gene encoding molybdopterin-synthase adenylyltransferase MoeB, translating into MAELSDQEMLRYNRQIILRGFDFDGQEALKEARVLVVGLGGLGCAATQYLAGAGVGQLTLLDFDTVSVSNLQRQTLHSDATVGLPKVESARDALARINPHIAITPINALLDDAAIHALIAEHDLVLDCTDNVAVRNQLNAACFATQVPLVSGAAIRMEGQITVFTYQDGEACYRCLSRLFGENALTCVEAGVMSPLIGVIGSLQAMEAIKLLTNYGKPATGKIVMYDAMTCQFREMKLMRNPGCEVCGQ
- the moeA gene encoding molybdopterin molybdotransferase MoeA — protein: MEFTAGLMPLETALSQMLSRVTPLTAVETLPLVECFGRILATDVVSPIDVPGFDNSAMDGYAVRVADVESGQPLTVAGKAFAGQPFHGEWPAGTCIRIMTGAPVPAGCEAVVMQEQTEQTDDGIRFTAGVRSGQNIRLRGEDIANGAVVFPAGTRLTTAELPVLASLGIADVSVVRKVRVAVFSTGDELQLPGQPLGDGQIYDTNRLTVHLMLQQLGCEVINLGIIRDDPNALRAAFIEADSQADVVISSGGVSVGEADYTKTILEELGEIAFWKLAIKPGKPFAFGKLSNSWFCGLPGNPVSAALTFYQLVQPLLAKLSGNTASGLPPRQRVRTASRLKKTPGRLDFQRGVLQRTADGELEVTTTGHQGSHIFSSFSQGNCFIVLERERGNVEPGEWVEVESFNALFGGL
- a CDS encoding aminoglycoside adenylyltransferase family protein produces the protein MTKNIPDAIRGQVNAASTLIRQIIDGDLVAIHLYGSAVESGLKPQSDIDLLVTLRNPMNDWQRKKLMQDLLTISAPPGTSERYRALEVTVVLYSQIVPWRFPPVREMQFGEWLRDDIHAGIFEPAQTDPDLSILLTQARHVSVPLFGERAETLFNVVPESDLLQTFRHTLELWQEPADLLGDERNIILALARIWYSVVTGNIVAKDEAASWLLPQLPVEHADILHAARSEYLGLTQQDWAVSMPSVERFVFYAKKQITGLL
- the iaaA gene encoding beta-aspartyl-peptidase; protein product: MGKAVIAIHGGAGAITRSQLSQEQELRYIQALSDIVEVGQRMLEAGQSALDVVTEAVRLLEECPLFNAGIGAVFTRDETHELDACVMDGNTLKAGAVAGIRHLRNPVLAARLVMELSPHVMMVGEGAENFAIAQGMTRVSADIFSTPERYAQLLAAREAGETVLDHSGTPLDESNKMGTVGAVALDQFGNLAAATSTGGMTNKLPGRVGDSPLVGAGCYANNASVAVSCTGTGEVFIRALAAYDIAALMDYGGLSLSEACERVVMEKLPALGGSGGLIAIDHEGNVALPFNSEGMYRAWGYAGDTPTTGIYREKGDTVATQ
- the gsiA gene encoding glutathione ABC transporter ATP-binding protein GsiA, whose amino-acid sequence is MPHSDELDASDVLAVSNLNIAFKQEQQRITAVRDLSFRLKRGETLAIVGESGSGKSVTALSLMRLLEQSGGEVSCDEMLLRRRNRQVIELSEQSASQMRHVRGADIAMIFQEPMTSLNPVFTVGEQIAESIRLHQGASREEAMAEAKRMLDQVRIPESRAILSRFPHQLSGGMRQRVMIAMALSCRPAVLIADEPTTALDVTIQAQILQLIKVLQQDMSMGVIFITHDMGVVADIADRVLVMYQGEAVETGSVEQIFHAPQHPYTKALLAAVPQLGAMNGHDFPRRFPLISLHDPDHIEPQTEQDTVVEGEPILQVRNLVTRFPLRSGILNRVTREVHAVENVSFDLWPGETLSLVGESGCGKSTTGRALLRLVESQRGEITFNGQRIDSLATSKLQPLRRDIQFIFQDPYASLDPRQTVGYSILEPLRVHGLLQGEAAAKRVAWLLERVGLLPEHAWRYPHEFSGGQRQRICIARALALNPKVIIADESVSALDVSIRGQIINLLLDLQREMGIAYLFISHDMAVVERISHRVAVMYLGQIVEIGTRRAVFENPQHPYTRKLLAAVPVADPSHHRPQRVLLSDDIPSNIRKRGEEIPPVALQLVGPGHYVARPQPENALSRL